One window from the genome of Myxococcales bacterium encodes:
- a CDS encoding macro domain-containing protein, translated as MIKEVTGDILLSKAQAIAHGVAPDDHFATGLASQLREQWPSMSKDFRHWCHTHNPQPGAAWTWPSPDGRRIVNLLTQEAAPHEKTHPGKAQLTHVNHALRELRSEIEKEKLTSVALPRLATGVGGLQWSDVKPLVEKHLGDLKIPVYVYTNYQKGTAAAE; from the coding sequence ATGATCAAAGAAGTAACCGGCGATATCCTACTTTCCAAAGCCCAAGCCATCGCACACGGGGTCGCGCCTGACGACCACTTCGCGACGGGGCTGGCCTCGCAGCTGCGCGAGCAATGGCCCTCGATGTCGAAGGATTTTCGTCATTGGTGCCACACGCACAACCCGCAGCCGGGCGCCGCTTGGACCTGGCCGAGCCCGGATGGCCGTCGCATCGTCAACTTGTTGACGCAAGAGGCCGCGCCCCACGAGAAGACGCATCCCGGCAAGGCGCAGCTCACCCATGTCAACCACGCGCTGCGCGAGCTACGCAGCGAGATCGAAAAGGAAAAGCTAACCAGCGTCGCCTTGCCGCGCCTGGCGACGGGCGTTGGTGGCCTGCAGTGGAGCGACGTCAAACCGCTGGTGGAGAAGCACCTCGGCGATCTGAAGATTCCTGTTTACGTCTATACCAATTATCAAAAGGGCACGGCCGCGGCCGAATAG
- a CDS encoding MBL fold metallo-hydrolase: protein MLRMRMLLETFEAGPFACNCSVIACEATREAVVIDPGGEVDRIADIVRSNDLTVKAIIHTHAHLDHIYCTRDVKEAHGGDIWLHKGDLFLYDGIAQQAAMFGWQPRPVLPVDVYMKDGDRVAFGAHAALVIYTPGHTPGSVCFEVTEAGEPTLLFSGDTLFKRSVGRTDLPGGDARLLERSIKNKLYVRDLDTIVIPGHGDSTTLGEEARKNPFVTAR from the coding sequence ATGCTACGAATGCGCATGCTGCTAGAGACCTTTGAGGCCGGGCCGTTTGCCTGCAATTGCTCGGTGATCGCGTGCGAGGCCACGCGCGAGGCGGTAGTCATCGATCCGGGCGGCGAGGTCGACCGCATCGCCGACATCGTGCGCAGCAACGACCTCACCGTGAAGGCAATCATTCACACGCACGCTCATCTGGACCACATCTACTGCACGCGCGACGTCAAGGAAGCGCACGGCGGCGACATCTGGCTGCACAAGGGCGACTTGTTTCTTTACGACGGCATCGCACAACAGGCCGCGATGTTTGGCTGGCAGCCGCGGCCGGTGCTGCCGGTAGACGTCTACATGAAAGATGGCGATCGGGTCGCGTTTGGCGCGCACGCGGCGCTGGTGATCTATACGCCGGGGCATACGCCGGGGTCGGTTTGTTTTGAGGTCACCGAGGCCGGCGAGCCGACCTTGCTGTTTTCTGGGGATACGCTGTTTAAGCGCAGCGTTGGGCGCACCGACCTGCCTGGCGGCGATGCGCGCCTACTTGAGCGCTCGATCAAAAACAAGTTGTATGTGCGTGATTTAGATACGATCGTGATACCGGGCCATGGCGATAGCACCACGCTTGGCGAGGAAGCGCGCAAAAACCCGTTTGTCACCGCGCGGTAA
- a CDS encoding universal stress protein, whose product MQPNQVLVGYDWSDVGEHALTWALRYANTTASQLHVLVAVDEQHRVEAAGAGPVDFAYTERLHDLLASKLAGACAALGDAAAIDYAVHVRIGKPAHEVLMVAGEIGADLIVVGSHGKTGLRRMVQGSVSEAVVRGAECPVMVVRPKTYSDVQRLDVAATPHGHHHRKPHIYSYQNASVTKRPSDWPLW is encoded by the coding sequence ATGCAACCGAATCAGGTCTTGGTTGGTTATGATTGGTCGGACGTCGGCGAACACGCCTTAACGTGGGCGCTACGCTATGCCAACACCACCGCGTCGCAGCTGCACGTGCTCGTCGCGGTCGATGAGCAGCATCGCGTCGAGGCGGCGGGCGCCGGTCCGGTGGATTTTGCGTATACCGAACGGCTGCACGATCTCTTGGCGAGCAAGCTCGCGGGGGCCTGCGCGGCGCTCGGCGACGCCGCGGCGATCGACTATGCCGTGCACGTGCGCATCGGCAAGCCCGCGCATGAGGTGCTTATGGTGGCCGGTGAAATCGGCGCCGACTTAATCGTCGTGGGCTCGCACGGCAAGACCGGCCTGCGCCGCATGGTGCAAGGCTCGGTGTCAGAAGCCGTGGTTCGCGGCGCCGAATGTCCCGTTATGGTCGTGCGACCCAAGACCTATAGCGACGTGCAGCGTCTAGACGTGGCCGCGACGCCGCATGGGCATCACCACCGCAAGCCGCATATTTATTCGTATCAAAACGCCTCGGTCACCAAGCGACCGAGCGACTGGCCGCTTTGGTAG
- a CDS encoding glutamine synthetase: MARTTHTAPTSAAVGASLRSFLEIPYDELEELNLAAKAQRIARVSPTKIRDERMKYLRDEKRIKAVTVCFTDLEGRLHMLDYDKKFLLSSADNLTFDGSSIRGFSAQQESDLRLAIDWPAFYWLPSDVFGPGKVLVFSEVREKDGSPYVGDLRGQLKAYSEKLFAKDGTVCHVAHEIEGFLFKGRDAERAFHETREFNFISTGGYYHSLPGDALRTFIDHCAEAQRAMGFENEKDHPEVAPSQFEMNFKYADALIGADQVQLYKLLARQVASQLDMTASFLPKPVTGVNGNGMHTNISLSRKGVNLFHDKKGKDGLSKMGWEFIGRILASAPDICLALNASVNSYRRLDPHYEAPNQIKASAIDRGSMVRIPLGNERSARVEVRSVAPDANPYMSVYTVLRTGLEGPKESDDDSKKSRTRFLPDNIYDAIRLFKGSVFAKKLYGDVVHTKYAELKNASAERCPKALGATVKTNEIQFHHEVTNQYLWNQF; this comes from the coding sequence ATGGCTCGCACAACTCACACCGCACCCACCTCAGCTGCTGTCGGCGCTTCGCTGCGCTCCTTCCTCGAAATTCCGTATGACGAGCTGGAGGAACTAAACCTAGCCGCGAAAGCCCAGCGCATCGCGCGGGTATCCCCCACCAAAATTCGCGATGAGCGCATGAAGTATCTTCGCGACGAGAAGCGCATCAAGGCCGTCACCGTGTGTTTCACCGACCTCGAAGGTCGTTTGCACATGCTCGACTACGACAAGAAGTTCTTGCTCAGCAGCGCGGACAACCTCACCTTTGATGGCAGCTCCATCCGCGGCTTCTCGGCGCAACAAGAGTCCGACCTCCGCCTCGCGATCGATTGGCCGGCATTTTACTGGCTGCCGTCCGACGTGTTTGGCCCCGGCAAAGTCCTCGTCTTTAGCGAGGTCCGCGAAAAAGACGGCTCGCCGTACGTCGGGGATCTACGCGGCCAGCTCAAGGCCTATAGCGAAAAGCTCTTCGCCAAGGACGGCACGGTCTGCCACGTCGCCCACGAGATCGAGGGCTTTCTCTTTAAGGGCCGCGACGCCGAGCGCGCGTTTCACGAGACGCGTGAGTTTAACTTTATCTCGACCGGCGGCTACTACCATTCGCTGCCCGGCGATGCGCTGCGCACCTTCATCGATCACTGCGCCGAGGCCCAGCGCGCCATGGGCTTTGAAAACGAAAAAGATCACCCCGAAGTCGCGCCGTCGCAATTTGAGATGAACTTTAAGTATGCCGATGCGCTCATTGGCGCCGATCAGGTCCAGCTCTACAAGCTGCTGGCGCGCCAGGTCGCGAGCCAACTCGACATGACGGCGTCGTTCTTGCCCAAGCCCGTGACCGGCGTCAACGGCAACGGCATGCACACCAATATCTCGCTGTCGCGCAAGGGCGTAAACCTATTCCACGACAAGAAGGGCAAGGACGGCCTGTCAAAAATGGGCTGGGAATTTATCGGCCGCATCTTGGCGTCGGCCCCCGATATTTGCCTCGCCCTCAATGCCAGCGTCAACTCGTATCGTCGTCTCGACCCACACTACGAAGCGCCCAACCAAATCAAGGCCTCGGCGATCGACCGCGGCTCGATGGTGCGCATTCCGCTTGGCAACGAGCGCTCGGCGCGCGTCGAGGTGCGCAGCGTTGCGCCGGATGCCAACCCGTATATGTCGGTCTACACCGTGCTGCGCACCGGGCTCGAGGGCCCCAAGGAATCGGACGACGACAGCAAGAAGTCGCGCACCCGTTTCTTGCCAGACAACATCTACGACGCCATTCGCCTGTTTAAGGGCAGCGTGTTTGCCAAGAAGCTCTATGGCGACGTGGTCCACACCAAATATGCCGAGCTCAAGAACGCCTCGGCCGAGCGCTGCCCCAAGGCGCTGGGCGCGACGGTGAAGACAAATGAAATTCAGTTTCACCACGAAGTGACAAATCAGTACCTTTGGAACCAGTTTTAG
- a CDS encoding DUF423 domain-containing protein, translated as MNASPHVALGCFHAALAIGAGAFGAHGLKDRLDARGLEIFETAAKYHMYHALGLVLAGLMLARVPSAAPAAWLMHGGIALFCGSLYLMALTPLKLGPVTPIGGVLFLASWLWLGIAWLRS; from the coding sequence ATGAACGCCAGCCCTCACGTCGCCCTCGGTTGTTTTCATGCTGCGTTAGCTATTGGCGCGGGCGCGTTTGGTGCGCATGGGCTTAAAGATCGCCTCGACGCGCGCGGCCTCGAGATTTTCGAAACCGCAGCCAAGTATCATATGTATCACGCACTCGGGTTAGTGCTCGCCGGCCTAATGCTTGCGCGCGTGCCGAGCGCAGCCCCGGCGGCCTGGCTCATGCACGGCGGCATTGCGCTATTTTGTGGCAGCCTCTACCTCATGGCGCTGACGCCGCTGAAGCTTGGACCGGTGACGCCAATTGGTGGCGTGCTCTTTCTCGCGAGCTGGCTATGGCTCGGCATTGCGTGGCTGCGCAGCTAG
- a CDS encoding FAD-dependent oxidoreductase — MTSRRDFLAYLLGGSFAAACDRRGSALGAGGLHIPGEIIDTGAARGHQFVRDYRALGTAPLAPATWEQVDVAIIGGGPSGLSAAWELGRQGKRCVVLELMPEVGGTARAGLGAVTAFPWGAHYIVAPDAENSDLTSLLDEMGAIDEIADDGTPVVHEHLRCREPDERLFYRGRWYPGLFLHAGASADDVAQLARFEQALKMWARFRDGRGRRAFAVPSTRLSDDAEVIALDDLSFAQWLDAQGIASSRVRWLCDYACRDDYGMLPEHTSAWAGLYYFASRFDAAVNDARPVVTWPGGNGALVSHLAMAAGEALRPNSAVLSVTRVGAGFELLAMQGEALRGFRAGAVISAVPSFVASRIIAPSSVLPPPPAAPTSPTSRSVGPWVVANLHLRSRPPERRGNFPPSWDNVLYDSKSLGYVVATHQAGADSGETVWTWYYPITDVDVATARASLLAATHEAWSHVILADLQRAHPDIATRVQRLDVAFWGHAMARPVVGSRRAQLAGWGAAAQPGVFHAHVDRSVVPVFEEAFAQGVAAARAAAHEVGG, encoded by the coding sequence ATGACCTCGCGCCGCGATTTTTTGGCGTACTTGCTCGGTGGTAGCTTTGCCGCCGCCTGCGATCGACGCGGCAGCGCGCTGGGCGCCGGTGGACTGCACATCCCCGGGGAAATCATCGATACAGGTGCGGCGCGCGGTCATCAGTTTGTCCGCGACTATCGCGCGCTCGGCACAGCGCCGCTGGCCCCGGCAACGTGGGAACAGGTCGACGTCGCGATTATCGGCGGAGGGCCTTCCGGGCTATCCGCGGCGTGGGAGTTGGGACGGCAAGGCAAGCGCTGCGTGGTGCTAGAGCTCATGCCCGAGGTTGGTGGCACCGCGCGCGCTGGCCTTGGCGCGGTTACCGCGTTTCCGTGGGGCGCGCACTATATTGTCGCGCCCGACGCTGAAAACAGCGACCTCACCTCGTTGCTCGACGAGATGGGCGCGATCGATGAAATCGCCGACGACGGCACGCCGGTGGTACACGAGCATTTGCGCTGCCGAGAACCCGACGAACGCCTGTTCTATCGCGGTCGCTGGTATCCCGGGCTATTCTTGCACGCCGGTGCCAGCGCCGACGACGTCGCGCAGCTGGCGCGCTTTGAGCAAGCGCTCAAGATGTGGGCGCGCTTTCGCGATGGCCGCGGCCGACGTGCCTTCGCCGTGCCGTCGACGCGCCTTTCCGACGACGCCGAGGTGATTGCGCTAGATGATCTATCGTTCGCGCAGTGGCTGGACGCGCAAGGCATCGCGTCATCGCGCGTGCGATGGCTTTGCGACTACGCCTGCCGCGACGACTACGGCATGCTTCCCGAACACACCAGCGCGTGGGCAGGGCTCTACTATTTCGCATCCCGCTTTGACGCGGCGGTAAACGATGCAAGGCCGGTCGTGACGTGGCCGGGTGGCAATGGCGCGCTGGTCTCGCACTTGGCAATGGCGGCGGGCGAGGCGCTGCGCCCAAATTCCGCGGTCTTGTCGGTGACGCGCGTCGGCGCCGGCTTTGAGCTGCTCGCGATGCAGGGCGAGGCGCTGCGCGGCTTTCGCGCCGGCGCGGTGATCAGCGCGGTGCCGAGCTTTGTCGCGTCGCGCATTATTGCGCCGAGCTCGGTCCTGCCGCCGCCGCCCGCCGCGCCAACGTCGCCAACGTCGCGCAGCGTTGGCCCGTGGGTGGTTGCCAACCTGCATCTGCGCAGCCGGCCGCCCGAGCGCCGCGGCAACTTTCCACCGAGCTGGGACAACGTGCTCTACGACAGCAAGAGCCTAGGCTACGTCGTGGCGACGCATCAGGCCGGCGCCGACAGCGGCGAGACGGTGTGGACTTGGTATTATCCAATTACCGACGTCGACGTCGCCACGGCGCGTGCCTCGTTGCTCGCGGCGACGCATGAGGCGTGGTCGCATGTGATCTTGGCCGACCTACAGCGCGCGCACCCCGATATCGCGACCCGCGTGCAGCGCCTCGATGTCGCGTTCTGGGGCCATGCGATGGCGCGGCCGGTGGTTGGGTCCAGGCGTGCGCAATTGGCTGGATGGGGCGCTGCGGCGCAACCAGGCGTCTTCCATGCCCACGTCGATCGCTCGGTGGTGCCGGTATTTGAAGAGGCCTTTGCGCAAGGCGTCGCGGCGGCACGCGCGGCGGCGCACGAGGTTGGCGGATGA
- a CDS encoding polyamine aminopropyltransferase: MSAPLLFVNVVIVAMCGLIYELLAGTLGSYLMGDSVTQFSLVIGLYLSAMGLGAWLSRFVNNRLAERFLDLELAVAIVGGLSVPVLFYLFAEVRHFQFALLGFVIATGTICGLELPLLMRILQGNLSFSDLVSRVLTFDYIGALAASLLFPIVFMPHLGLIKTSLLVGMLNAVVALWGTWILRPLIGKRVLGVRLRAVAVLLGLGYALLRSNDITALAEDAMYADDVVFAKNTKHQRLVVTHGRTGFNLFINGNLQFASADEYRYHESLVHPAMSAIARPPKNVLVLGGGDGLALREIRKYDAVEHITLVDLDPGMTSLSRVFKPLGELNDHSFDDPRLTVVNQDAMVWIETTPIAWDVVIIDFPDPNNFSLGKLYTKRFYRLLARKLAQGGVVAVQATSPLFARYAYWCIVETMRAAGLGVAPYHVTVPSFGEWGYVLAQAGEVTLPTKLAPAVTGRLRFLTSDLLASLFVFPADMGPVQVEINQLDNQALVRYYEDEWRRWQ, encoded by the coding sequence ATTTCGGCGCCCTTGCTATTTGTCAATGTGGTGATCGTCGCGATGTGCGGCCTGATCTACGAGTTGCTCGCGGGCACGCTCGGCAGCTACCTCATGGGCGATTCGGTGACGCAGTTCTCGCTGGTCATTGGCCTGTATTTATCCGCGATGGGGCTTGGTGCGTGGCTTTCGCGTTTTGTCAACAACCGGCTCGCCGAGCGCTTTCTCGACCTTGAGCTCGCCGTAGCCATCGTTGGCGGGCTGTCGGTGCCGGTGCTGTTCTATCTGTTCGCGGAGGTCCGCCATTTTCAATTCGCGCTGCTGGGCTTTGTCATCGCGACGGGGACCATTTGCGGCCTCGAGTTGCCGCTGCTGATGCGGATCTTGCAGGGGAACCTATCGTTTAGCGATCTAGTCTCACGCGTGCTGACGTTTGACTATATTGGCGCGCTCGCGGCGTCGCTGCTGTTTCCCATCGTGTTCATGCCTCACCTTGGGCTGATCAAGACCTCGCTCTTGGTCGGCATGCTCAATGCCGTGGTGGCGCTGTGGGGCACGTGGATCTTGCGGCCCCTCATTGGCAAGCGCGTGCTCGGGGTGCGCCTGCGCGCGGTGGCGGTGCTGCTGGGCCTGGGCTATGCGCTGTTGCGATCCAACGACATCACCGCGCTCGCCGAAGACGCCATGTATGCCGACGACGTGGTGTTTGCCAAGAACACCAAGCACCAACGGTTGGTGGTGACGCATGGCCGCACGGGCTTTAACCTGTTCATCAACGGCAATCTGCAATTCGCCAGCGCCGACGAGTATCGCTATCACGAGTCCCTGGTGCACCCAGCGATGAGCGCGATCGCGCGGCCACCCAAAAATGTCCTAGTGCTGGGCGGTGGCGATGGCCTCGCGCTGCGCGAGATTCGCAAATACGATGCCGTCGAGCACATTACGCTGGTCGATCTAGATCCAGGGATGACCAGCCTGTCGCGCGTGTTTAAGCCGCTGGGCGAGCTGAACGACCACTCGTTCGACGACCCGCGGTTGACCGTGGTGAACCAAGACGCCATGGTGTGGATCGAGACAACGCCCATCGCGTGGGACGTGGTCATTATCGATTTTCCAGATCCGAACAATTTTTCGCTCGGCAAGCTCTACACCAAACGCTTCTATCGCCTGCTTGCGCGCAAGCTCGCGCAAGGCGGCGTGGTGGCGGTGCAGGCCACCTCACCGCTGTTCGCGCGCTATGCCTATTGGTGCATCGTCGAGACCATGCGGGCGGCGGGCCTGGGCGTTGCGCCGTATCACGTCACGGTCCCGTCGTTTGGCGAATGGGGCTACGTATTGGCGCAAGCGGGCGAGGTGACGCTGCCGACAAAGTTGGCGCCAGCCGTCACAGGGCGCTTACGATTTCTAACCAGCGACCTGCTCGCGTCATTGTTTGTCTTTCCCGCCGATATGGGCCCGGTGCAGGTGGAAATCAACCAACTCGATAATCAGGCGCTGGTCCGCTACTACGAGGACGAATGGCGGCGTTGGCAGTAA
- the ppk1 gene encoding polyphosphate kinase 1 yields MRLGLPLPSDAADPIDAGASSTGFKKIVEPPVQDVAASIDASAVPAAPNCTPPHPGANALTVDDVANVDALPPTAFLNRELTYLNFCWRVLHEATEARTPLLERLKFVSIVASNIDEFFMKRIGGLKQQAMAGLQVATADGRSPQTQVAECLAAVAQLERRRSEVLETTLADMRTQGIAVVAFDELSADEQASVREHYVNNIFPLVTPQSIDPAHPFPFISNLSLNLLVTLHFPKDQDMRLARVKVPIGNGISRFVRVGGGAHKYVRLEDVMAKTLDLLFPGMVVESCHQFRVTRNANTERAEEEADDLVELIEIELRERKFAPVVRMQVAGGMPTVLRGHLAAELGLDEHSDVFEAEGMLRQRDVMELAMLEIPERPELRDAPHSPVQPADLTAKRNIFHTIRDQKSLLVHHPYESFQQSVERFLKEAATDLKVLAIKMTLYRTSRDSDVIKSLIKAAMGGKQVAVVLEIKARFDEEANIRWATRMERAGIHVTYGVVGLKTHCKSVLVVRRDYDGLRRYAHIGTGNYHSGTARLYTDFSLLTCVDAIGRDLTELFNYLTTGYEPRRRYSKLLVAPNLMKAALLKKIEREIAHQKANGNGKIQWKINALEDVDIVRALYAASQQGVQIDLIIRDSCRLRPGIAGLSASIRVVSVVGRFLEHARIYHFGNNGRGEYYIGSADAMHRNLERRVEVLVPIEEARLQAELRALIEMQLAEHPGAWHMQSDGSYHRTDSALPHAQVRSTERAEQRLKEATRANRKMQK; encoded by the coding sequence ATGCGCCTGGGCCTGCCACTGCCCAGCGATGCCGCCGACCCCATCGACGCCGGCGCGTCTTCGACGGGGTTTAAAAAAATAGTCGAACCACCCGTGCAAGACGTGGCCGCCAGCATTGATGCTAGCGCCGTGCCCGCCGCGCCAAACTGCACGCCGCCGCATCCAGGTGCCAACGCGCTGACGGTCGACGACGTCGCCAATGTCGACGCCTTGCCACCCACCGCATTTCTCAATCGCGAACTGACGTATCTCAATTTTTGTTGGCGCGTACTGCATGAGGCGACGGAAGCGCGTACGCCCTTGCTGGAGCGTTTAAAATTTGTCTCGATCGTCGCGAGCAACATCGACGAATTTTTTATGAAGCGCATCGGCGGCCTGAAGCAACAGGCGATGGCCGGGCTGCAAGTGGCGACCGCTGACGGCCGCTCGCCGCAAACCCAGGTTGCCGAGTGTCTCGCCGCGGTGGCTCAGCTTGAGCGCAGGCGCAGCGAGGTCTTAGAGACGACGCTCGCCGATATGCGCACGCAAGGCATCGCCGTGGTGGCGTTTGATGAGCTGTCGGCCGACGAGCAAGCCAGCGTGCGCGAGCACTACGTCAACAATATTTTCCCGCTGGTGACGCCGCAGTCGATCGACCCTGCCCATCCCTTTCCGTTTATTTCGAACCTTTCGCTTAACCTGCTCGTCACGCTGCATTTCCCTAAAGACCAAGACATGCGCCTGGCGCGGGTCAAGGTGCCCATTGGCAATGGCATCTCGCGCTTTGTTCGCGTTGGCGGCGGCGCCCATAAGTATGTTCGGCTCGAAGATGTCATGGCCAAGACGCTCGACCTCTTGTTTCCGGGCATGGTCGTCGAGTCCTGCCATCAGTTTCGCGTTACGCGCAACGCCAACACCGAGCGCGCCGAAGAAGAGGCCGACGACCTGGTCGAGCTCATCGAGATCGAGCTGCGTGAGCGCAAGTTTGCGCCCGTGGTGCGGATGCAAGTCGCCGGCGGCATGCCCACCGTGCTGCGCGGCCACCTCGCGGCTGAGCTTGGCCTTGACGAGCACAGTGACGTGTTTGAGGCCGAGGGCATGCTGCGCCAACGCGACGTCATGGAGCTCGCCATGCTCGAGATCCCGGAGCGTCCCGAGCTGCGCGATGCGCCGCACTCGCCGGTGCAGCCCGCGGACCTCACCGCCAAGCGCAATATTTTTCACACCATTCGCGATCAAAAATCGCTGCTGGTGCACCACCCGTATGAATCGTTTCAGCAATCCGTCGAGCGCTTCCTCAAGGAGGCGGCCACCGATCTCAAGGTGCTCGCGATCAAGATGACGCTATACCGCACCAGCCGCGATTCTGACGTGATCAAGTCGCTGATCAAGGCTGCGATGGGTGGCAAGCAAGTTGCCGTCGTGCTCGAGATCAAGGCGCGCTTTGACGAAGAGGCGAATATCCGCTGGGCGACGCGTATGGAGCGTGCCGGCATCCACGTCACCTATGGCGTGGTTGGTTTAAAAACGCACTGCAAGTCAGTGCTTGTCGTGCGGCGCGACTACGATGGCCTTCGCCGTTACGCGCACATTGGGACCGGCAATTACCACAGCGGTACGGCGCGGCTCTATACGGACTTTAGCCTGCTGACGTGTGTCGACGCCATCGGCCGCGATCTAACCGAGCTGTTTAACTACCTGACCACCGGATACGAGCCACGGCGTCGTTACAGCAAGCTGCTCGTGGCGCCAAATTTGATGAAGGCGGCGCTGCTCAAAAAAATCGAGCGTGAAATTGCGCACCAAAAAGCCAATGGCAACGGCAAGATCCAATGGAAGATCAACGCGCTTGAAGACGTCGATATCGTGCGCGCGCTGTATGCCGCCTCGCAGCAGGGCGTGCAGATCGATCTGATCATTCGCGATAGCTGCCGGCTGCGCCCGGGCATTGCGGGCCTCTCAGCATCCATTCGCGTCGTCAGCGTCGTCGGGCGCTTCCTCGAGCACGCGCGCATCTACCATTTTGGCAACAATGGCCGCGGCGAATACTATATTGGCTCGGCCGACGCTATGCACCGCAATCTCGAGCGGCGCGTCGAGGTACTCGTGCCAATCGAAGAGGCACGGCTGCAGGCCGAGCTGCGCGCGCTCATTGAGATGCAGCTTGCCGAACACCCGGGGGCCTGGCACATGCAGAGCGACGGCAGTTACCACCGCACCGATTCGGCGCTGCCCCACGCGCAGGTGCGCAGCACCGAACGCGCCGAGCAACGCCTCAAAGAGGCGACCCGCGCCAATCGCAAAATGCAGAAATAG
- a CDS encoding NAD(P)/FAD-dependent oxidoreductase: MPHVVIIGGGFGGLTAAKALAEAPVRITLIDRSNHHLFQPLLYQVAMAGLSPADIAAPIRSILRDQANVQVIMAEVASVDLAGGTLRLDIGELAYDYVIVAAGGKTSYFGHDEWARFAPGLKSIDDALEIRRRVLKAFEAAEWEQDASRRKELLTFVVVGGGPTGVELAGAIGELTRFVLGRDFRSISPGEAEVVLLEGGARILPSFDPRVSQLAVSQLAELGVRVRVNTRVTAIDEGGVHLAGDVLPAATIIWGAGVRGNDLAATLGVPLDPSGRVIVNPDLTIPGTRNAFAIGDIARFEQDGAPLPGVSPVAMQMARLVASNIQLALAGHAGEGFHYTDKGSMATIGRNRAVAQMGGRVLSGTLAWLAWLAVHLYFLIGFRNRVAALLTWFWSYVTYQRGARLITGESISQLPAQTLATPKPSTPPH, from the coding sequence CTGCCGCATGTAGTCATCATCGGCGGTGGGTTTGGTGGGCTCACCGCGGCCAAGGCGCTGGCCGAAGCGCCGGTGCGGATCACACTGATCGATCGCAGCAACCATCACCTATTTCAGCCCCTGCTCTACCAGGTGGCTATGGCGGGCCTATCACCGGCCGATATCGCGGCGCCGATTCGCTCGATTCTGCGCGACCAAGCCAACGTGCAAGTCATCATGGCCGAAGTGGCGAGTGTCGACCTCGCAGGGGGCACGCTGCGGCTCGATATTGGCGAACTGGCCTATGACTATGTCATTGTGGCCGCCGGGGGAAAGACCAGCTACTTTGGCCACGACGAATGGGCGCGGTTTGCGCCGGGGCTCAAGAGCATAGATGACGCCCTTGAAATTCGGCGGCGTGTGCTCAAGGCCTTCGAAGCGGCGGAATGGGAACAAGATGCGTCGCGGCGCAAAGAACTGCTAACGTTCGTGGTCGTCGGCGGCGGCCCGACCGGCGTGGAGTTGGCGGGCGCCATCGGCGAGCTAACGCGGTTTGTTCTCGGTCGCGATTTCCGCTCCATTTCGCCCGGGGAGGCCGAAGTTGTCTTGCTCGAGGGCGGCGCGCGCATTTTGCCGAGCTTTGACCCCCGCGTCTCGCAGCTCGCGGTGTCGCAATTGGCCGAGCTCGGGGTGCGGGTTCGCGTAAACACCCGCGTTACGGCGATCGACGAAGGCGGCGTGCATTTGGCGGGCGACGTGCTGCCGGCCGCCACCATCATTTGGGGCGCCGGCGTGCGCGGTAATGACCTCGCGGCGACGCTTGGTGTGCCGCTCGATCCAAGCGGGCGCGTCATCGTCAATCCAGATCTGACGATCCCGGGCACGCGCAACGCGTTTGCGATTGGCGATATCGCTCGCTTTGAACAAGACGGCGCGCCGCTGCCCGGGGTCAGCCCGGTGGCGATGCAAATGGCCCGCCTCGTCGCCAGCAATATCCAGCTCGCGCTGGCGGGCCACGCCGGCGAAGGGTTTCACTACACGGACAAGGGCAGCATGGCGACCATTGGCCGCAATCGTGCGGTGGCGCAAATGGGTGGGCGCGTACTAAGCGGCACGCTGGCCTGGCTTGCCTGGTTGGCGGTGCACTTGTATTTCCTGATTGGCTTTCGCAATCGGGTCGCGGCGCTGCTGACGTGGTTTTGGTCGTACGTGACGTATCAGCGCGGCGCACGGCTGATTACGGGCGAGTCGATTAGCCAGCTGCCCGCGCAAACGCTGGCAACGCCCAAGCCGTCGACGCCGCCTCATTGA